A section of the Rhipicephalus sanguineus isolate Rsan-2018 chromosome 11, BIME_Rsan_1.4, whole genome shotgun sequence genome encodes:
- the LOC119373409 gene encoding putative methyltransferase-like protein 7A encodes MAWIDSVLASLLHNVFLPLIVLSVCLRYALQRDYTARRLKFQAWLSNYMSYRETGAMLEAKEILFGKLESIVSRDWYLRNLGLIRILEIGAGSGSNLAFYPRNCHLVAVDSNPFTASYLRRKLARVPVLLEMFLVQNGGSLNNVKSCYVDAVVTTHVLCGVKDLDAVLKEIARVLAPGGKFFYVEHMRHDPGDWRRYVQMLIDPLWRRLFNGCSLTQELHDGIQKSAHFSSVSQCKVYSARSKFVGIFLNPVLVGIATKREFVRRRPMKLSNAFLTTRAM; translated from the exons ATGGCATGGATCGACTCCGTCCTCGCGTCCCTGCTTCACAACGTGTTCCTCCCCCTGATCGTGCTCAGCGTTTGCCTCAGGTACGCGCTCCAGCGAGACTACACCGCGCGACGCCTCAAGTTCCAAGCGTGGCTCTCCAACTACATGTCGTACCGGGAGACGGGTGCCATGCTGGAGGCAAAGGAGATCCTATTCGGCAAGCTCGAGTCGATCGTCTCTCGCGACTGGTACCTGCGCAACCTGGGGCTCATCCGGATACTCGAGATCGGCGCGGGCTccggttcgaatctcgccttctACCCGAGGAACTGTCACCTCGTAGCCGTGGATAGCAACCCGTTCACGGCATCTTATCTGCGCCGAAAGTTGGCGCGCGTTCCCGTGCTCCTCGAGATGTTTCTCGTGCAGAACGGCGGCTCGCTGAACAACGTCAAGAGTTGCTACGTGGACGCTGTTGTCACCACGCACGTGCTTTGCGGCGTCAAGGATTTGGACGCCGTGCTCAAGGAGATCGCCCGCGTGTTGGCGCCG GGCGGCAAGTTCTTCTACGTGGAACACATGCGGCACGATCCGGGCGACTGGCGTCGCTACGTGCAGATGCTCATCGACCCGCTCTGGCGGAGGCTCTTCAACGGCTGCAGCCTGACGCAGGAGCTGCATGACGGCATCCAGAAGTCGGCGCACTTTTCTTCGGTGTCGCAGTGCAAGGTGTACTCGGCGCGGAGCAAGTTTGTCGGCATTTTCCTCAACCCCGTTCTAGTGGGTATCGCAACCAAGAGGGAGTTTGTGCGGAGGAGGCCGATGAAGTTGAGCAACGCATTTCTGACTACACGGGCAATGTAG
- the LOC119373473 gene encoding 28S ribosomal protein S2, mitochondrial-like isoform X1, with translation MAPAMRASMRAIVRRFGLCASLHRNVVSARNISTHGALSQQPSPQTNAAEPATTGSALLDPLQHPDYFGIGKILSMRELFDARVHLGHKEGTLNELMKPYLFGSRLGYLVIDLEKTFDHLFRALNFVAHIAYRDGIILFITRHQQTAHMVEETAKACQEFAHARWWRAGLFTNSTAQFGTVTRLPDTVILLSTLDSVFEEHPAVKECNNMLIPTVAIVDTNCDPRLITYPIPGNDDTPSAIQLYCNLFKTAILLGKERRKKDQEEAAKLIATMSGASGETSKTLEST, from the exons ATGGCGCCCGCCATGCGAGCTAGCATGCGAGCCATCGTGCGCCGCTTCG GTTTGTGCGCGTCTTTGCACAGAAATGTCGTGTCCGCGAGGAATATCAGCACCCACGGTGCACTCAGCCAACAGCCTAGTCCTCAAACGAATGCAGCAG AGCCTGCAACCACCGGCAGTGCATTGCTGGATCCCCTGCAGCACCCCGACTACTTTGGCATCGGCAAGATCCTGTCGATGCGCGAGCTCTTTGACGCGCGCGTCCACTTGGGCCACAAGGAAGGAACTCTGAACGAGCTCATGAAGCCATACTTGTTCGGCTCCAGGCTGGGATACCTCGTAATTGACCTTGAGAAGACCTTTGACCACCTCTTCCGTGCACTCAACTTTGTCGCGCACATTGCCTACCGGGACGGCATCATCTTATTCATCACCAGGCACCAGCAG ACAGCCCACATGGTGGAGGAAACGGCCAAGGCGTGCCAGGAGTTCGCCCACGCCCGATGGTGGAGGGCTGGCCTGTTCACCAATTCAACGGCTCAGTTCGGCACGGTCACACGGCTCCCCGACACAGTGATTCTGCTGTCAACGCTCGACTCTGTGTTCGAGGAGCACCCGGCTGTCAAGGAGTGCAACAACATGCTCATACCCACGGTCGCCATCGTCGACACCAACTGCGACCCACGCCTCATCACCTACCCGATCCCGGGAAACGACGACACGCCGTCGGCTATCCAACTCTACTGCAACCTCTTCAAGACGGCCATCCTTCTCGGAAAAGAGCGGCGGAAAAAAGACCAGGAGGAAGCGGCAAAGCTGATTGCAACGATGAGTGGAGCCAGTGGTGAGACGTCAAAGACGTTGGAGAGCACTTGA